Below is a genomic region from Molothrus aeneus isolate 106 unplaced genomic scaffold, BPBGC_Maene_1.0 scaffold_60, whole genome shotgun sequence.
GAGTGTGGCATTCACAATCCCTGAGTTGTGACATTGGCTGGGGGTGCTGTAGAGCttggggaggtgctggagggtCCTGCAGGGATGTTGAGGGTTCTTTCAGGGGCCCTAGGGTGTCTGGGGGGgcctctgtccctcctgggcTTTTGGTACTTAAGGCTGAGTTGATTCGAGGCACTGAGGATGTTCATGAAttctggggggctccagggatGCATGAGGGTCCTGTAGAAGACTGAGGGTCCCATGGGAGTTCAGCAATCCTGAGAGTAATCAGGGCCCTGGGGACCCCACAGTCACCCCTCCcctctttcctctgcagctgccaggaagAACCAGGAAAGGTGAGTGGGAGGCTCAAACCACGCGCTCCCTATTTTCCCCAACCCTAAAGacctcccattccctcccccACATCCCCTTTATTCCCTCAGGGCCCCCCCGGATCCCCCGCCCCCCccagaggagggggaggtgcTGTACACCCACGTCGTGCTCACCAAGAGGGCAGGGGGTGAGTACGGGGGGGACATACGCAGAGGGACACATCACCCACCAGTGTCACCCCACCCAGATCCCACAGCCTGTGTCTCTCGCAGCGTCCCCCCGTGCCACCACCCTCCAGGATCCCCAGGTGACCTACGCGGAGCTGCGGGGACCCCAGGGGCGACCACGGGAACCCGGTGACATCCACGGgaatgtgctgtgacactggggggaactgggggcactgggggtcccCACACATGGGCACCCACTCATGTCTGTGCTGATACTAAAAACTGCCCTAATCCCTCTCTGTGGGGGCGCAAAGATGCCAAAGGGCTGAGAGAAGAACAATTTCctgaaacagcaatgagagaGAATAAAACCAACAGCAACACAACAAGGTTCAGTGTCCGAATTGTCACACAAGGAACAATTTCCAGGGAAAGCCCCCAAAAGGGAACAAACCCCAGACATTTCCCCCCAGCAGGTTTCCTCCACCAGAGGAACATGGCAGAGCCCTGGACCTTCCTTGCTCTGATGGCCACAGTGGCCTTCAGGAGGCTCTGGATTCTCTTGTGCCCTGTCCCAAACACCTCCTCTGCCCTGGTCCCCACACCAGGATGTCACCAAGGCCCTGTGGGGGTTCCGGAGCCGCCTCCTTTCCCAGGGCAGTCGGGATcaggccatggcacagggtgggGTGTCAGAGACAGGAAAAGTTTGATGTCTGGAGACATTTTGGAACAGCTGTGTGTGGCAGGGGTGGGTCAGGCCTTGCTTTTGGTGAGACAGGGCCCCATCTGTCCATCAGTCTGTCAGCCGTGGCACACTGGCTGTGGGACAGTGCGATGATCTGCCAAAGCCAGCTCCTGAGTGGCCGGGTGACCAGGAGTGCCAGCTGGGGAGAGGGCCCTTGGTGGCCCAACTGGCTCAAAGGAAAAAGCATGAGATGGCCATGTCCCTGACCGTGTCTTCTCTTGGGGTGTCTGTCCAATCCACGCTGGAACCCAGCAGCTGGCAActcatttaaatgagaaatatcTACCAAGGAAAGTGAGAATTTTCCTGGAATGGAAGGAAGACCCATGtctaaaaatctttttaatttcaaaaatgaTAGGGCTTCCAGGCAAAAGTGTAGGAAAAGGAATACCAGCTCTTTACTGGGAAATTTATAAAGCAGAAGGGAACAAACAACACAAACCCAGAACTTTCCCTCCCGCTCAGCGCTGTTGGTTTTTGTGGCAGTTATAACCGCGGCCAGCAGGGGGCGCTGCAGGGAGCACTCCCGGCCAGCAGGGGCGCcccgctccagctccatcccctcaggGGCCGTGGCGGCCTCGGCCGGGAGGGAGGAGGGCAAATCGCTCCTTTTGCAAACTCACGGCCACCAATTGGTCCCGGCACCACCACCGGCAGCGGGCAGAAGCCGCCAAGGCAGCAGGTTGGATCCCAGTATCCAGTGCCAGCGTAGCAGTGTCCCGGGGCCAGGCACACACCCTGCACAACACCCCTGACCGCTCTCCATGATCCCGAATGGAAGGAAGGCAGCGCCCGACCCCAGGCAGGTCTCAGGTCCACAACAGCACCTCTGGTGGCTTTACACCACAATTCCTGCAACCCCTCAGCCTTTCACTCaggtgaggagggcagggatggagcagctttggAGACACCTGGAATCCAGACAGGGTcactccccacagccccaccatgACTGTGGGTTAGAGCCCCTGCTCAGTATTCCCACACATTTCCCTGTTGTCTAGCAGCCGAAGCAGAACCCAATTATTCTTCCCCGGGCCATTCGAAAGGGCTGCAGGTTTGAGACAGGAAGGATGTGGGTCCAGGTCAGGTTTTTGAGCAGATTGTTGTCTTTGCAGGTTTCAGGGGCTCTCAGATCCTTGCTGCAAGGGACCTAATGATCAGTTGGTGCATTTCCAGACTGCTTGCCCCTTAGCtgcccctgcacagggcagtttccagccagccctgctctgaaaacCATCAAAGGCCCTCCCAGAGCCACTGCTTGGGCTCCCATTGGGTTCTGTGCTCCTTGCAGGGTTGAGCAAACCACAGGCAGGGCCTTTTTCCACCCACAGAATTCtcacccctgcagcagctcgAAAGCTGCCAGAATCAAAGCcaagggggcaggggggaccctcagggcctggctgccacctggggctgggcagagcagggctgggcaatggccatccctgtgcagtggggctgggccatggctgggccccACCCTTGCATTGacaggggtccccaggatgtgccacccctgggacagGCACCCGGCCAGGAATGTGCAGGGACATTTCTGGAACTGCCATACCCAAGACAGGCTAGGCTGTGTCACCCCCTGGGACAGGATCCTCTCATGAGAGGACCCCCCCTGGATTTGCTGCTCAGGACAGAACCCTCCCCCCCCATGATACTCAGCACAAACAGcctcttccttcttctgcaGGAGAGAGAAAGTGTTGGGGGGCACAGCTCGACACTCCCAtcccccacagcctccccaccCTTCCCTGCACCCCCCACTTCCCCGTTGCCCCCCTCCTCTGGGTCATCCCAACTCATTCCCTGCTCAGGTGCTCTCCAGGATTGCTCAGCTGGGAACGGGGCATGATGGCACCTGgcaaaaaaatgaggaaaataagagaaaagataaataaaGACTCAAAAAAGTCAAGGGCACAGAAGCAGAGCTACCCAGGACCCCTATGCCTAGGAAACCAGCACCCCAGGGGAGCAGCACTAGGCCCTGAGTCACCCCCAAATCTGAGgcacccagggaaggagctgtgacCCATTAGCCCACCCAAGCAActgtccatccctggcaccCCCTTCCCCTGGCACCAGAACCATATCATCCCCACTCCTTCCATCCCAACTCCCCTGGGCCACCAACCCAGGACTGGCGGTCGCCAGGATCTGAATTCCCAAGGAACCCCAACTTGGTAATTCTGGCCTCTGGGATCCCCCTTCCCCTGGGGGCCTTGGTTCCACCAGGAATCTCATTCCCATGGCATGCCAATCCCTCGGCCCCATCCCATGATCACAAATCCCTGGAGGCCACGTTGTTCTGGGACCCTCACCCCAAGCCTGAGTCACCAAATCCTTGGGTCCCCCATTCCCCTGAGATGCCATCCCCGGGCCTCCCATTACCCTGAACACCCATCCCTGGCTCCCTATACCGCCTCAGCCTCAAAATTCTGGCAACACCatgtccccaccatgtcccaCCATCACAAACATGTGCCACCATCACCCCCATGTCCCATCAGGTCCCCACCCTACCCTCATCCTGTCCCCACCCTCCTCCCACCAAGGCCCAACTACACGTGGGGACAGACATGACCTCGCTTCTTTCACTTCATCCGAAGAGCCACCAGCCAGGGGAGTGATGGCCACAGCAGCGAGTGACAGCCAGTGCACATGGCTGGCTGGGGTGTCATGATCCGTCCTTATGAACGAGTTTCAAAATGGTTCATGGATTGATctcagagtggaaaaaaaactgACACGGCACAGGGGATTTGCAGTAATAATCAAAagaaatgcacctttattgaatgaccaTAGCAAAATGCGATAGAGagattaagggagagaaaaagagaaagagagagaaaaaagagagagaaagagggggaatATAGCTACCAAACGTAGAGACGAAGTCCTTTGGTGCAGTCCAGCTGAGGATCTGCCTGTAACATCGGGGAGATCTCAGAGGTGCAATTCATCAGGACAATGGTTCCCTAATGATGAtagtgaggcagatgagggaaaatTCGGACTGACTCTCACAGGACTCCCAAAACTCCTCACCATTTAAGACTGTCCCAGGGGGGCTGAGCCCAGGTCTGGGTCTGTCACACATGTAGGTGTCACTCTCAGTGACTTTGAAGGGGTTGCATCCCCCATGCCTCTAGTGCCGCCCGTCCTTGTACCAGGTGGTGGCACCGGCGGTCCCCGAGCCCTGGCAGGTCAGTGTCACCCGGTCCCACAGCACCGCTGGCCTCCAGGGGgctccaccaggagctgggtggtctgggcacctgtgggtgacaggggacaccagcctgccagggccagtgcggggctggggacagcggggtggGGCCATGGCATCCCCCGAGGACTCACCAGCGAGGCCGAgggtctgggctggaagggagaagggacagggctgggtgggggtgGCATCATGGGGACAGAGGCACAATGGCACTGGGTGTGGGGGCTGTCCCCAGAAGGTCTCTGTGGGGGCACTGGTGTGGTACAGAGGTCTcgaggacagggacacagcagccaaCCCCTGCTCAGGCATGGGgaccctgtgctggcacaggtcacccctgccagccccacagacacATCCCCATGGCCCTGTGCCCATGATCCCATTTTGGTGGCACCTGTCCCCATGGCCCAAACACAGGGTGCTTGTCcccttgtccctgtccttgcatctctgtgtccctgtccccacagctgccctggccccaAGGTTCCTTCTGCCACATCCTTGTCCCAACATCTCCATCCCATGCTCCTGTGCACTCATCCCAGttcccctgttcctgtccccctgttcctgtccccacGGCCATCCCTCAACTCTGGTCACACTAGGCTCCatgccctggtggccctggggatCTCAAGGAACTGTgcagcccccctgtgccccctacCCACTCATCTCTCCCTCACCAGGGCCCATCACCAGGGCACtcaccccacaggagcagcgCCACCTTCCCGgccatcccggtgtccccagccatgtgcaCTGGCTGTCACTCGCTGCCGGGGGTGGCTGTCCCCTGGGTGGTGGCTCTTTGGCCAAAGGGGAAGGAAGCGAGGTCAGGTCTCGTCCCCATGTGTAGGTGGCACCTGGTGGGGGCAGGGTGGCCACAagctggggacaggctgtgggcagggtggggacaggatggggacaaggcTTGGTGGGACCCAGTGGGACATGGGGCTCCCAGGagtggggggctcaggggatttgggaatggggaatgggtgTCAAGGGGAATGGGAggccccagggatggggtccctgggaatgggggtgcTGAGGAGGGAGAGTCACTGGCAATGGGGGTGCCATGGGAatgggggtgcccagggctggggggactCAGGGATGGGAGTCCCAGGGGAACGTGggctccagggatttggggtcatgggatggggatgctgggggAATGGGGCGTCCCATGGGAGTGGGGGTCCTGGTAGAATCAAGTTCCTGGAGGAAGGAGGATTGCAGGAGATGAAATGAACAGGAGAACGTTCCTTGGGAATGGGGTCCTGGGCCATGGGAATCTTGGGGAATGTCAGTATTAGGATGGAGGTCCCAGGGAGGGGGGGACACAAGAAAAGGGGGTCCCATGGTTGGTTCCCATGGGAATGGAGGTCCCAGGGATGGGCAATTGCTGGGTGGGCCTGTGGGTCAAAGCGCCTTCCCTGGGAGCCTTAGATTTTGGGGTGACCCAAGCCCAGCACAGGCCCCACAAGGTGCCGGTGGCCTGGGCGTCACCCCAGAGAGATTCTGAGGGGCTCTGAGTCTATGGAGGTGCTGCAGAGGTGAGAattctgtgggggaaaaaaggcctGCCTGTGGTTTGCTAAGCCCTGCAAGAAGCAAAAACCCAATGGGAGCCCAAGCAGTGGCTCTGGGAGGGCCTTTGGTGgttttcagagcagggctggctggaaacCACCCCTGcaagggcagctctggaggaagCAGTCCGGAAATGCAGCAATTGATCACTTTGTCCCTAGCAGCAAGGGTCTGAGATAGCTCCCTAACTTCGGCAAACACAATAATGTTTTGCACAACAACCTGACTAggtccctcctccttcctgtcTCAAACCTGCAGCCCTTTGGAATGTCCTGAGAAGAATATTTGAGTTCTTGCTTGGCTGCCAGACAAGAGAGAAAAGTGAGGGAATAGAGAGGAGTGTCTCTGCCTGCGGCCgtggtggggctgtggggagtgACCCTGTCTGGATTCCAGgtgttcccagagctgctccatccctgccctcctcacctgcacagggcacagggaatagacagggctctgccccgcccctgccccgccccttCCAGGGTACCCCTCCActtcctggagctgggggggcCTTACCCTGGCAACGCTCGGTCCCGACACATCGCAACAGTGGCTTCGGACACGCTGCCACAGTCGGTTCGGACACCCCGGGACCGTCCCGGCACTCGCAGCGCGATGGCAGCTGGGCCCCTTCCCGGTGCTCCGGGACCACCATTGCGGTCCCTCCTTTCCACAGACCCCACCGCAGGGTCTCTGCTCCCCCCTGTCCTGGGGTCTCCCCTCCGCCGTTTCGCTCCCTCCACGCACGGGGCTCCCCAGTGGCGGCCATACTGGCCCCTCCGGCCGCGCCCCCCGACAGCCCCGGGGCCGGCACCGGCAGAGGCTGCCGAGATCCTGCAGGATGAGACGTtcctggggcagtgctggctgagTGGGGCCCGGCTCCCTCACTCCGTCCTTGCCCACAGCACTCGGTCTCCAGCAGCCCCGGGCTGCTCCTTCGGGATGTGCCGACCGCTCCCGGAGTGCTGCCCTTTGTTGGGAACGAGCCCGAGATTGCCCAAATCATCCCCAAGGCCTGGGCTGGGACCTCCTGTGAGGCTGTGCCCGAGCCCTGAGGGGTTTTGGAGCTCGATGTGTTTCACTGCTCCGTCCCAAAATCTGGGGGGAGCAGGAATGGCAAGCGGTGCCCTGTGGCCCTCGTCTGAGCACCCTGCAGAATTCCCGgcactcctgctcctctccGTGGCCAGGTGCTGTTCCAGTGGCCCActtgctccagctgctgctgcctcagcaacaggatcccaaaatccccaggaGAGGCAACAGAAccctgtgtttgtgcacagggatgttttaggAGCATGGCTGAACTTTAGGAATTCCAGAACTAATTATAACACCTCCTTAAGTGTCTGCTGGTCCCTGAGCAGAACAGGGGCATTAGCCCAACCAGATCcaatttctccccatttttccctcccaaGGCACTGCTCCcggccagggctgtccctgtgctccagcggcagctgcagagcccttggaattgtggctctgctctccatctgctcttcctttccctgcagatGCTGTGTTGGGACCAGCAGTGgcccaggaagagcaggaactCCAAATGTGCTCTGGAGCCCCCAGAGGattccaggcagagccaggactgAACATCAGCTTTCCTCAACATTTGGGAGCAATTCAACATTTCCAGATTGGCTGTGACAGggctgaaagagaaaaagggagagaaaggctGAGGATTTGCAGGAATTGTGGTGTAAAACcaccagaggtgctgctgtggacCCAAGACCTGTCAAGGGTCAGGTGCCGCTTTCCTTCCATTCGGGATCATACAGAGTGGTTGCAGGTGTTGCACAGGGCGTGTGCCTGGCCCCAGGACACTGCTACGCTGCCAGGGGGCACTGGGATCCAACCTGCTGCCTTGGCGGCTTCTGCCCGCTGCCGGTGGTGGTGCCGGGACCAATTGGTGGCCGTGAGTTTGCAAAAGGAGCGATTTGCCCTCCTCCCTCCCGGCCGAGGCCGCCACGGCCcctgaggggatggagctggagcgggGCGCCCCCTGCTGGCCGGGAGTGCTCCCTGCAGCGCCCCCTGCTGGCCGCGGTTATAACTGCCACAAAAACCAACAGCGCTGAGCAGGAGGGAAAGTTCTGGGTTTGTGTTGTTGGTTCTGTTCTGCTTTATAAATTTCCCAGTAAAGAGCTGGTATTCCTTTTCCTACACTTTTGCCTGGAAGCCCTAtcatttttgaaattaaaaagatttttagaCATGGGTCTTCCTTCCATTCCAGGAAAATTCTCACTTTCCTTGGTAgatatttctcatttaaatgagTTGCCAGCTGCTGGGTTCCAGCGTGGATTGGACAGACACCCCAAGAGAAGACACGGTCAGGGACATGGCCATCTCATGCTTTTTCCTTTGAGCCAGTTGGGCCACCAAGTGCCCGCTCCCCAGCTGGCACTCCTGGTCACCCGGCCACTCAGGAGCTGGCTTTGGCAGAGCATCGCACTGTCCCACAGCCAGTGTGCCACGGCTGACAGACTGATGGACAGATGGGGCCCTGTCTCACCAAAAGCAAGGCCTGACTCACCCCTGCCACACACAGCTGTTCCAAAATGTCTCCAGACATCAAACTTTTCCTGTCTCTGACACCCCgccctgtgccatggcctgATCCCGACTGCCCTGGAAAAGGGGGAGGCTCCAGAACCCCCACAGGGCCTTTGTGACATCCTGGTGTAGGGAACATGGCAGAGGAATGGTTTGGGACAGGGGACAAGAGAATCCAGAGCCTCTTGAAGGCTGCTTTGGCCACCAAAGCAAAGAAGGTCCAGGGCCCTTCAAGATTCCTCTGGTGGAGGAAACGTGCTGGGGGGAAATGTCTGGGGTTTGTTCCCTTTTGGGGGCTTTCCCTGGAAATTGTTCCTTGTGTGACAATTCGGACACTGAAccttgttgctgttgctgttggttTTATTCTCTCTCGTTGCTGTTTCAGCAAATTGTTCTTCTCTCAGCCCTTTGGCATCTTTGTGCCTTGATggggtgcaggaggggcagTTTTTAGTATCAGCACAGACACGAGTGGGTACCCATGGGTGgggacccccagtgcccccagttccccccagtgtcacagcacattcCCGTAGATGTCACCGGGTTCCCGCGGTCGCCCGTGGGGTCCCCGCAGCTCCGCGTTGGTCACCTGGGGATCCTGGAGGGTGGTGGCACGGGGGGACGCTGCGAGAGACACGGGCTGTGGGATCTGGGTGGGGTGACACTGGTGGGTGACGTGTCCCTCTGCGTGTGTCCCCCCTGTACTCACCCCCTACCCTCTTGGTGACCACGACGTGGGTGTACAgcacctccccctcctctggGGGGGCCGGGGGATCTGGGGGCCCCTGAGGGAATAAAGGGGatgtggggggagggggggtaATGGGAGGTCTTGTGGGTTGGGGAAAAAGGAGAGCGGTTGGTTTGAGCCTCCCACTcacctttcctgctgcttcctggcagCTTCAAAGGAAGGAGGGGATGGGTGACTGTGGGGTCCCCGGGCCCTGAATATTATCAGGATTCCTAAACTCCCAAGGTACCCCCAAGAATCCCCGAAGCCCCCCAGAAATCATTAACCTCTCCCAACCCCCTGACCAAGTCAGCCTCAAGAACCCAAAgcctgccagggacagaaaaACCCATCACCCCCAGGGCCCCTGAAAGAAACCCCAACATCCATGCAGGACCTTCCAGCACCTCACCATACTCCACAGGACCCCCAGACAAGGTCACAATTTTGGGGCTGTTGGTGCTTCCCTATTGCTCCCCAACTCTGGGGgcctcaggagctccctgggaccCCCATCCACCCACTGTCACCCACCCACACggtgccaccagtgccaggcCACAATGACACCCacgagcaggagcaggaacaaaagGGCCCCACTGACCCCTGAGGCCACTGCAAGAAACAGAGGGGGACACATCAGGGTCACCCATCACCCCAGGGGTCCTGCACTCTACAGTGACCCCGTGTAAACCCCACCTatgtctctgtgtgtccctTTGTCCTGAGGTGTCACCTCCAgggccagctcagggctgaATGCCCGGAACACGCGGtgcctgtcctgtcccagctggttgGTGGCCACGCACTGGTAGGTGCCCGAATGTCCCACATCGAtgtccctgagctccaggaggggaCCCTGGGCCACCTCCTGCCCATTGTGCAGCCAGGTGAAGGTGACAGGGGCTGAGCCCACCTGCACTGAGCAGTGCAGGGTCACGTTGTCACCTGCATGCACCTGGTGTGACAGGGGACTGGGGGTGATGGTGGCATTGGCCACAGGCACTGTGGAGACAGAGACAGGGCTGAGGCCacagggaggggctggcagctggtGTGGGGGGATAGGGACAGGGGGGATGGGTGTggtgggggattttgggatggggtcACACCACAGAGGGGCGAGGGGACAAGGGGAGTGATGGAAGAACCCAAGAAAGGTTTCAGGGGGACATGGAGGTACCCAACCAGAAGACATAAGGAGGCCATGGGGGCTCCCCATGCCCATCCCCACACTCACTGCACATCGTGACGTGGAGCCAGGTGCTGCTATTCCACATGGCCCCTCCTCAGAGTGCACCTGGCAGCTGTAATTCCCCGAGTGGGAGACCCCCACGGCGggcaccagcagctgtggggaccCCTGCGCATCCCCCACCACCTGCCTGTCCCGGTAGAACACGTGCAGGAGGGGGGCTCGGGGCCGCAGGGGActgggggtgctgaggcagctgagagTCAGGGGGGACTCCAGGGTAGGCTTGGGGGGGACCCTCCAGCACAGGCACCAGAGGGGAGGGGGATTTATGAGCCTGagtccctggggaggggctgtggaGTTGTcagggtggcagcagtgggTGCTCACCGtgccctgtcactgtcactggcGCTGACTCCTTCCACCCCCAGGGTTTCACCCAGGCTTTGCAGCAATAGCTGCCACTGTGgttcagctgcagaggggacagggacagctcggTCCAATTGGGGACCACCTGCAGCTCTTTCTCCTCATGGTAGAAGGACACCGACTTGACCGTTCTGTTccgccagccccagcagcgcagtgtcaccgtgtccccctcctgcagtgcccatgctggcacctgcagcaccagccagtctgggggacacaggggtccTGC
It encodes:
- the LOC136571083 gene encoding Fc receptor-like protein 4 — protein: MLGQDVTSLLALHLKSCQAGERWPEQQVTASAHGWGHRDGREAQSLGLAGAPTTLLLVEPPWRPAVLWDRVTLTCQGSGTTGATTWYKNGKHWWPEGLDLLTVTLRGTCTCGRPDSGFNLPVNISDDWLVLQVPAWALQEGDTVTLRCWGWRNRTVKSVSFYHEEKELQVVPNWTELSLSPLQLNHSGSYCCKAWPTLESPLTLSCLSTPSPLRPRAPLLHVFYRDRQVVGDAQGSPQLLVPAVGVSHSGNYSCQVHSEEGPCGIAAPGSTSRLPVANATITPSPLSHQVHAGDNVTLHCSVQVGSAPVTFTWLHNGQEVAQGPLLELRDIDVGHSGTYQCVATNQLGQDRHRVFRAFSPELALEVTPQDKGTHRDIVASGVSGALLFLLLLVGVIVAWHWWHRGPPDPPAPPEEGEVLYTHVVVTKRVGASPRATTLQDPQVTNAELRGPHGRPREPGDIYGNVL